A part of Sesamum indicum cultivar Zhongzhi No. 13 unplaced genomic scaffold, S_indicum_v1.0 scaffold00228, whole genome shotgun sequence genomic DNA contains:
- the LOC105179862 gene encoding GDSL esterase/lipase At5g14450, translating into MELFTVSVLGLLLTSAFIANAGEINSPACVYPAIYNFGDSNSDTGGIAAAFYPPVLPCGQTYFHRPVGRASDGRLIIDFIAGHLGLPYLSPYLDSIGSNYRHGANFATGGATIMRPNESWFDNGVSPFCLEIQVEHYTQFKEKTAYFYKAKNKSFKKMLPRPQDFSKALFIVDIGQNDVAAVLRKSSFELQSAALPNIASQFTAQVQNLYQRGARTFWIHNTGPIGCLPVATVKVQDPVPGYLDEHGCVMNQNEIAIEFNRLLKNEIVELRLKLTEARIIHVDMYRAKHELITNAKNQGFEDPFKICCGHHGIGYDVWCGNKANVNGSEVFAGSCANPSKVISWDGVHYSEAANRWIANHIVDGSFSDPPIPISRACQKA; encoded by the exons ATGGAATTGTTCACAGTTTCTGTTCTTGGGCTCTTACTCACATCGGCATTCATAGCAAATGCCGGTGAGATAAACTCACCAGCCTGTGTTTACCCTGCAATTTACAACTTCGGTGATTCGAATTCAGACACGGGCGGAATAGCAGCAGCATTCTATCCACCGGTATTGCCTTGCGGCCAGACTTACTTCCATAGACCAGTGGGAAGGGCCTCTGATGGCCGTCTGATCATAGACTTCATTG CTGGTCATCTGGGGCTACCATATTTGAGTCCATACCTTGATTCAATAGGATCCAATTACCGGCACGGTGCAAACTTTGCAACAGGTGGTGCAACCATAATGCGGCCAAACGAGTCTTGGTTTGACAATGGAGTCAGCCCCTTCTGTCTTGAAATCCAAGTTGAGCACTACACTCagtttaaagaaaaaacagcTTATTTCTACAAAG CCAAAAACAAGTCTTTCAAGAAAATGCTGCCGAGGCCTCAGGACTTCTCAAAGGCTCTTTTCATAGTTGATATAGGGCAGAACGATGTTGCGGCAGTTCTCCGGAAGTCAAGCTTTGAACTCCAGAGCGCAGCTCTACCTAATATAGCCAGCCAGTTTACAGCACAAGTCCAA AACCTATATCAAAGAGGTGCAAGAACTTTCTGGATACACAACACCGGCCCAATCGGCTGTTTGCCGGTGGCCACAGTTAAGGTGCAAGATCCTGTGCCAGGGTACCTTGATGAGCATGGTTGTGTCATGAACCAAAATGAGATAGCTATCGAATTCAACAGACTGCTCAAGAATGAAATTGTCGAGCTAAGGTTGAAGCTTACTGAGGCCAGGATTATCCATGTCGATATGTATAGGGCCAAGCATGAATTAATCACCAATGCAAAGAATCAAG GGTTTGAGGACCCTTTCAAGATCTGCTGCGGGCATCATGGAATAGGCTATGATGTTTGGTGCGGTAATAAAGCAAATGTAAATGGAAGTGAAGTCTTTGCTGGTTCTTGTGCTAATCCTTCTAAAGTCATAAGCTGGGATGGCGTGCACTACTCTGAAGCTGCAAACCGTTGGATTGCAAACCATATCGTTGATGGTTCTTTCTCCGATCCACCAATACCAATCTCACGAGCATGCCAGAAGGCATAG